Proteins from a single region of Anaerotignum faecicola:
- a CDS encoding mannose-1-phosphate guanylyltransferase: MIKDLMYIELKTGYSDDGPAWIGYVKTSKSRKTVYFNDRAFQKRTGYYFNYEDVENGDKYWISGVKKRESNRHWAGRGKIIIDKRAVDWYLKFTGQKELPPNLFEKADIKDMFPTERIKRRLNGEL, translated from the coding sequence TTGATAAAAGATTTAATGTATATAGAGTTAAAAACAGGGTATTCGGACGACGGCCCGGCATGGATCGGCTATGTGAAAACTTCAAAAAGCAGAAAGACGGTTTATTTTAACGACCGCGCTTTTCAGAAGCGCACCGGATATTATTTCAATTATGAAGACGTAGAAAATGGGGATAAATATTGGATTTCAGGCGTGAAAAAACGGGAGAGCAACAGGCATTGGGCCGGACGCGGCAAAATTATAATCGACAAAAGGGCGGTTGATTGGTACCTGAAATTTACGGGACAAAAAGAACTGCCGCCGAATTTGTTTGAAAAAGCGGATATTAAAGATATGTTCCCCACAGAGCGGATTAAGCGGCGGCTGAACGGCGAACTTTAA
- a CDS encoding threonine/serine dehydratase, translating to MQVKDITSRDIWRAKQRISPYITRTPLVYSPALSEMTGANIYIKMENLQAIGAFKVRGAANKILGLSESQKEKGVSTFSTGNHGMAVAYIADRLNVKATVCMSKNVPDVKVKAISRYNPTILQNWDSQDAAGVYCYELQEKEGVTVIPPFDDKEIICGQGTMSLEILEDCPEIDTAIVPLSGGGLISGVTLGFKLTVPGVKVIGVSQERAAVMIESLKAGRPVEMPEEPTLADSLLGGIGLDNKYTFDIVRDYVDETVQVGEEEISKGIAYIMENHHVIAEGASATGIAYALRSGAIKKGSNVAIIVTGNGISMETVKQIVNDNY from the coding sequence ATGCAGGTAAAAGATATTACATCAAGGGATATCTGGAGGGCAAAACAAAGGATAAGCCCGTATATAACAAGGACGCCGCTCGTTTATTCCCCGGCTTTAAGCGAAATGACGGGGGCAAACATTTATATTAAAATGGAAAACTTACAGGCTATAGGGGCTTTTAAGGTACGCGGGGCGGCAAACAAAATACTCGGCCTCAGCGAAAGCCAGAAAGAAAAAGGCGTTTCCACTTTCTCAACGGGAAACCACGGCATGGCGGTTGCATATATCGCAGACAGGCTTAATGTCAAGGCGACGGTGTGCATGTCCAAAAACGTGCCGGACGTAAAGGTTAAAGCCATAAGCAGGTATAACCCCACGATACTTCAAAACTGGGACAGCCAGGACGCGGCCGGCGTTTACTGCTATGAGCTTCAGGAAAAGGAGGGGGTTACGGTTATCCCGCCTTTCGACGACAAGGAAATAATATGCGGGCAGGGAACCATGAGCCTTGAAATACTTGAGGACTGCCCTGAAATCGACACGGCGATAGTCCCTCTTTCCGGCGGAGGGCTTATAAGCGGCGTAACGCTGGGCTTTAAGCTTACCGTTCCGGGGGTTAAGGTTATAGGCGTTTCTCAGGAACGCGCCGCCGTCATGATCGAGAGTCTTAAAGCGGGCCGTCCCGTTGAAATGCCGGAAGAGCCTACGTTGGCGGACAGCCTTTTGGGCGGCATCGGCCTTGACAATAAATATACTTTTGATATTGTAAGGGACTATGTCGACGAAACCGTACAGGTAGGCGAAGAGGAAATATCGAAAGGCATCGCATACATAATGGAAAACCACCATGTAATTGCCGAAGGCGCAAGCGCAACCGGAATTGCATACGCTTTAAGGAGCGGCGCGATTAAAAAAGGCAGCAATGTAGCCATAATCGTAACGGGAAACGGCATAAGCATGGAAACCGTTAAACAGATTGTAAACGATAATTATTAA
- the pilM gene encoding pilus assembly protein PilM encodes MEANGKSQSLTPQNTVFALDIGTRSIIGMVGFVENGKVNIIAVEKAEHTKRAMVDGQIEDIDQVASVAGAVKRRLEEKVGIGFDRVCVAAAGRALKTERAVFEMELDGVQVINDEIISRLEAGAICAAEETFEANAGQDTEPRRFYLVGYNVCQYYIDNYMMSSLKDHRGKKLKVDIIATFLPGEVVDSLYTAMAKTGLEIASMTLEPIAAINAAIPENLRLLNLALVDIGAGTSDIAVCRDGSVIGYTMATVAGDEITESIMKKYLVDFDTAEKIKFQLNSKDEIRFTDILGFEQNIPKSDITECVNADVERLCREISERIIEVNGGEPSALFLAGGGSKLDGLKEIITESLKMDPKRVATAGNNFRMSAVSEIYDLNDPEYTTPLGIAVSAGLNLTNDGFRVTLNDKSAKLFRSGAFTVLNLLMMNGYNYQDIMGRSGQNVVVTVNGERRVFYGEKAEPARLEVNGGEGRLSDIVRAGDNIIFVPAVNGENAKAYLTDIEGIISGMDIVVNGEIVPADTQLENGDNVVFEPLSREYTDMIKAFGQKKENGKGFEKQENFKEETAEEYGFSQEVGNKRETYAEYAADEANEAEKVADREETSIAAKLAGNISFTVNDMSLTLPEKKNKEPYYLMDMLQYSGLDLDNISGPVTLKVNGEECSFRHTLKNGDHVLIYERKKQSETKG; translated from the coding sequence ATGGAAGCTAACGGAAAATCACAGTCGCTTACGCCGCAGAATACGGTTTTTGCTTTGGATATAGGGACAAGAAGCATTATAGGCATGGTGGGCTTTGTTGAAAACGGCAAAGTCAATATTATTGCCGTAGAAAAGGCCGAACATACCAAAAGGGCGATGGTTGACGGGCAGATTGAAGACATCGATCAAGTCGCGTCTGTTGCCGGCGCGGTTAAACGCCGTCTTGAAGAAAAGGTCGGGATCGGGTTTGACAGGGTGTGTGTGGCCGCCGCCGGGCGTGCCCTTAAAACGGAACGCGCCGTGTTTGAGATGGAACTTGACGGCGTGCAGGTCATAAATGATGAAATAATCAGCCGCCTTGAAGCCGGGGCGATATGCGCGGCCGAAGAAACTTTTGAAGCAAATGCAGGGCAGGATACGGAACCGCGCCGGTTTTATCTTGTGGGGTATAACGTATGCCAATACTATATAGACAATTACATGATGTCAAGCCTTAAAGACCACCGCGGAAAAAAACTGAAAGTTGATATAATCGCAACTTTCCTGCCGGGAGAGGTTGTCGACAGCCTTTATACGGCTATGGCCAAAACCGGCCTTGAAATCGCAAGCATGACGCTGGAGCCTATCGCGGCCATTAACGCCGCAATACCCGAAAACCTGCGCCTTTTAAATTTGGCGCTTGTGGATATAGGTGCGGGAACGAGCGATATTGCAGTATGCCGCGACGGAAGCGTAATAGGATATACAATGGCTACGGTTGCAGGCGACGAGATAACGGAATCCATTATGAAAAAATATCTCGTTGATTTTGATACGGCCGAAAAGATAAAGTTTCAGCTTAATTCAAAAGATGAAATACGTTTTACGGATATACTGGGCTTTGAACAGAATATTCCGAAAAGCGATATAACGGAATGTGTAAATGCGGACGTTGAAAGGCTTTGCCGTGAAATAAGCGAACGCATAATTGAAGTTAACGGAGGGGAACCGTCCGCACTTTTCCTTGCAGGCGGCGGGAGCAAGTTGGACGGGCTTAAAGAAATTATAACGGAAAGCCTTAAAATGGATCCGAAACGGGTTGCTACGGCAGGAAATAATTTCCGTATGAGCGCCGTATCGGAAATTTACGATCTCAACGATCCCGAATATACAACGCCATTAGGCATTGCGGTTTCGGCCGGGCTTAACCTGACGAACGACGGTTTCAGGGTAACCCTTAATGACAAAAGCGCAAAGCTTTTCAGAAGCGGGGCGTTTACCGTGCTGAATCTTTTGATGATGAACGGATATAACTATCAGGATATAATGGGTCGTTCGGGGCAAAACGTTGTTGTAACCGTAAACGGCGAAAGGCGCGTATTTTACGGCGAAAAGGCAGAACCCGCAAGGCTTGAGGTAAACGGCGGGGAAGGCAGGCTTTCGGATATTGTGCGTGCCGGCGATAATATTATATTTGTTCCGGCTGTAAACGGCGAAAACGCAAAGGCATATCTTACGGATATAGAAGGGATAATTTCGGGCATGGACATTGTTGTCAACGGCGAAATAGTCCCGGCGGACACGCAGCTTGAAAACGGGGATAACGTTGTGTTTGAGCCTTTAAGCCGGGAATATACGGATATGATAAAGGCTTTCGGGCAGAAAAAAGAAAACGGAAAAGGCTTTGAAAAGCAGGAAAACTTCAAAGAAGAAACGGCGGAGGAATACGGTTTTTCTCAAGAAGTTGGGAACAAACGGGAAACATATGCAGAGTATGCAGCCGATGAAGCAAATGAAGCGGAAAAAGTTGCGGATCGTGAGGAAACAAGCATTGCCGCAAAGCTTGCCGGAAATATATCGTTCACAGTCAACGACATGTCGTTGACGCTTCCCGAAAAGAAAAACAAAGAGCCGTACTATCTTATGGATATGCTCCAGTATTCCGGCCTTGATCTTGATAATATATCGGGCCCGGTAACGCTCAAAGTAAACGGCGAGGAATGTTCTTTCAGACACACGTTAAAAAACGGCGATCACGTTTTAATATATGAACGGAAAAAGCAGTCGGAAACAAAGGGCTGA
- a CDS encoding serine O-acetyltransferase — MENDIRKVINKAVHSVTENCKNEELFITREGRKLPSRYVIIQIIKELRRVMFPGYFGSENIKASEPEYFIGHTITKLYEALKLQVETAILYKNADNATEEEIALRAEEISCRLFEKVPYIQQMLLKDIQAGFDGDPAAKSKEEIIFSYPGLFAIYVYRVAHELYKMDVPFVPRIMTEYAHGKTGIDINAGAQIGEYFFIDHGTGIVIGETTNIGNNVKLYQGVTLGALSTRSGQLLANVKRHPTIEDNVTIYSGATILGGKTVIGADSVIGGNVFITESVPAGAKVTLKNPELDFRYE, encoded by the coding sequence ATGGAAAACGACATTAGGAAAGTTATTAATAAAGCCGTACACTCCGTAACAGAAAACTGCAAAAACGAGGAACTTTTTATAACAAGGGAGGGAAGGAAACTTCCCAGCAGGTATGTTATTATACAGATAATAAAGGAATTAAGACGCGTTATGTTTCCCGGGTATTTCGGAAGCGAAAATATAAAGGCGTCCGAACCGGAATATTTTATCGGGCACACAATAACGAAACTTTATGAAGCTTTGAAACTACAGGTTGAAACGGCCATACTATATAAAAACGCCGATAACGCCACAGAAGAGGAAATAGCGCTGAGGGCGGAAGAAATAAGCTGCCGTTTGTTTGAAAAGGTTCCCTATATACAGCAGATGCTCCTTAAAGACATACAGGCCGGTTTTGACGGCGATCCGGCGGCGAAAAGCAAGGAAGAAATTATATTTTCATATCCGGGGCTTTTTGCAATATACGTTTACAGGGTTGCCCACGAGCTTTATAAAATGGACGTTCCGTTTGTGCCGCGCATAATGACGGAATATGCCCACGGGAAAACGGGGATAGATATAAACGCCGGGGCGCAGATAGGGGAATATTTCTTCATAGACCACGGTACGGGAATTGTTATAGGCGAAACTACAAATATAGGCAACAATGTCAAGCTTTATCAGGGCGTTACCCTCGGCGCGCTTTCCACAAGGAGCGGCCAGCTTTTGGCAAACGTAAAAAGGCATCCGACTATTGAGGATAATGTAACTATATACTCAGGGGCGACTATACTCGGCGGGAAAACTGTCATAGGAGCCGATTCCGTTATAGGGGGCAACGTATTTATTACGGAATCCGTACCGGCGGGCGCTAAAGTTACGCTTAAAAACCCTGAGCTTGATTTCAGGTATGAATAA
- the ilvD gene encoding dihydroxy-acid dehydratase, whose translation MRSDAMKTGPKKLPHRTLLKALGLTDAEIERPLIGVVCAKNEIIPGHMHLDQIARAVKDGIRLAGGTPFEFPAIGVCDGLAMGHDGMHYSLISREHIADSVEIMAKAHPFDALVFIPNCDKIVPGMLMASLRLNLPSIFVSGGPMMPGKLMDGSKTTYSNGYEFIPKLEQGLCTQEEAMDVENNTCPGCGSCAGMFTANSMNCLTEIIGMGLPGNGTIPAVHAGRIRLAKEAGMKIMEILEKDLRPRDIITEKSLKNALHADMALGCSTNTALHLPAIAHEAGLTINFEDINKISKETPHLVKLAPAGADCLVDLDEAGGLSALMKELESYGLFDTSLITCTCRTVAENIKNAKVRNRDVIRSRETAYSPDGGLAVLWGNIAPDGAIVKKGAVLPEMIVHKGPARVFDSEEDCIEAMTAGKIVSGDVIVIRYEGPKGGPGMREMLAPTATLAGLGLDKSVALITDGRFSGASRGAAIGHISPEAAAGGPIGLIEEGDIISIDMNNNTLNVEVDEAVLAKRRENFRPVVKDVPNGYLRRYRELVTSANTGAVFRDF comes from the coding sequence ATGAGAAGCGACGCAATGAAAACCGGCCCCAAAAAACTGCCGCACAGGACGCTGTTAAAAGCCCTCGGCCTTACCGATGCGGAAATCGAGAGGCCGCTTATAGGCGTTGTATGCGCCAAAAATGAGATAATACCGGGACACATGCATTTGGATCAAATTGCCCGGGCCGTTAAAGACGGCATAAGGCTTGCAGGCGGCACGCCTTTTGAATTTCCGGCAATAGGCGTTTGCGACGGGCTTGCAATGGGGCACGACGGAATGCATTATTCCCTTATAAGCCGCGAGCATATCGCCGACAGCGTTGAAATAATGGCAAAGGCGCACCCTTTTGACGCGCTTGTTTTTATTCCGAACTGTGATAAAATTGTGCCGGGCATGCTGATGGCGTCGCTGAGGCTTAATCTTCCTAGTATATTTGTAAGCGGCGGGCCTATGATGCCCGGAAAACTTATGGACGGCTCGAAAACCACTTATTCAAACGGATATGAGTTTATACCAAAGCTTGAACAGGGGCTGTGCACTCAAGAGGAAGCTATGGATGTTGAAAACAATACTTGCCCGGGATGCGGAAGCTGCGCCGGAATGTTTACGGCAAATTCCATGAACTGCCTTACGGAAATTATAGGAATGGGGCTTCCCGGCAACGGGACAATACCGGCCGTGCATGCGGGGCGCATAAGGCTTGCAAAGGAAGCGGGCATGAAAATTATGGAAATACTTGAAAAAGATCTGCGCCCAAGGGATATTATAACCGAAAAATCCCTAAAAAACGCGCTCCATGCTGATATGGCGCTGGGATGTTCGACAAATACGGCCCTGCACCTGCCTGCTATCGCCCATGAAGCCGGGCTTACTATTAATTTTGAGGATATTAACAAAATAAGCAAGGAAACGCCGCACCTTGTTAAGCTTGCCCCCGCCGGAGCCGACTGCCTTGTGGATTTGGATGAGGCCGGAGGCCTAAGCGCGCTTATGAAAGAACTGGAAAGCTACGGCCTTTTTGACACAAGCCTTATAACCTGCACATGCAGGACGGTAGCCGAAAATATCAAAAATGCAAAGGTAAGGAACAGGGACGTTATAAGGAGCAGGGAAACGGCATATTCGCCGGACGGCGGCCTTGCAGTGCTTTGGGGCAACATTGCGCCGGACGGGGCTATTGTTAAAAAAGGCGCCGTACTGCCCGAAATGATTGTGCATAAAGGCCCGGCAAGGGTGTTTGACAGCGAGGAAGACTGCATTGAAGCCATGACGGCCGGAAAAATAGTTTCGGGCGACGTTATTGTTATAAGATATGAAGGGCCGAAAGGCGGCCCCGGCATGAGGGAGATGCTTGCGCCGACGGCAACGCTTGCGGGATTAGGCCTTGACAAAAGCGTTGCGCTTATAACGGACGGGCGTTTTTCCGGAGCATCCCGCGGGGCGGCTATAGGGCATATTTCTCCCGAAGCGGCGGCAGGCGGGCCGATAGGCCTTATAGAAGAGGGCGATATTATTTCAATAGATATGAACAATAATACTCTTAATGTTGAAGTTGACGAAGCGGTACTTGCAAAACGCCGTGAAAACTTCAGGCCTGTCGTTAAGGACGTGCCGAACGGGTATCTCAGAAGATACAGGGAGCTTGTTACGAGCGCCAACACAGGGGCTGTATTCAGGGATTTCTGA
- a CDS encoding amidohydrolase yields MFDIKREVAGYESEIIALRRDFHENPEIGFKEFRTSQIIYGYLKKLDIEVKNIAKTGVVGIVRGTAGEGKTILLRSSMDALPVEEKTGLPFSSVNEGVMHASGHDGQMAMLLVAAKILSRHRDEFRGNIKFVFQPNEEVTGALEMINAGVLESPAVDAAFAVQLWNQIESGEIGLSSGPVIGTTEEFEITVYGKSANTSLPHTGKDAILGAAKIIDSLQALCTREYDPLCPMAVMVGKISGGTARNIISDRVEMGGTIRFLFSGGDGGKEKVKSSFRRIVQGICSALDLEFEISFIPSNPPLINDAALVSLVKGAAETVFGTNGNIREFKSLLGEDFAEISQRIPSVMTFIGINNPSEGSVYPHYHPCFNIDENVLKYGVELFIRSSLRYLNL; encoded by the coding sequence GTGTTTGATATAAAAAGGGAAGTCGCGGGGTATGAAAGCGAAATTATAGCGTTAAGGCGCGATTTCCATGAAAATCCGGAAATAGGATTTAAAGAATTCAGAACGTCGCAGATAATATACGGATATTTGAAAAAGCTTGATATCGAGGTTAAAAACATAGCTAAAACAGGCGTTGTCGGCATAGTGCGGGGCACGGCGGGAGAAGGAAAGACAATACTCCTCCGCTCAAGCATGGACGCCCTGCCTGTGGAAGAAAAAACGGGGCTCCCGTTTTCGTCCGTTAACGAAGGGGTAATGCATGCCTCCGGCCATGACGGCCAGATGGCGATGCTCCTTGTGGCGGCCAAAATACTTTCAAGGCACAGGGACGAATTCAGGGGCAATATAAAATTTGTTTTCCAGCCTAATGAGGAAGTTACGGGAGCTTTGGAAATGATAAACGCCGGAGTGCTTGAAAGCCCGGCTGTGGACGCGGCTTTTGCCGTGCAGCTTTGGAATCAGATTGAAAGCGGCGAAATAGGGCTGAGCAGCGGCCCCGTTATAGGCACTACGGAAGAGTTTGAAATAACGGTTTACGGCAAATCGGCGAACACTTCCCTGCCGCATACGGGAAAGGATGCGATACTCGGCGCGGCGAAAATTATAGATTCCCTTCAGGCATTGTGCACAAGGGAATACGATCCTTTGTGCCCTATGGCCGTAATGGTAGGAAAAATAAGCGGCGGTACGGCAAGGAACATAATAAGCGACAGGGTTGAAATGGGCGGTACGATCAGGTTCCTTTTTTCAGGCGGCGACGGCGGTAAGGAAAAAGTAAAAAGCTCTTTCAGAAGAATTGTGCAGGGCATTTGCAGCGCCTTGGATCTTGAGTTTGAAATATCTTTTATACCGAGCAACCCGCCGCTGATAAACGACGCCGCCCTTGTAAGCCTTGTTAAAGGCGCGGCGGAAACGGTGTTCGGCACAAACGGGAATATAAGGGAATTTAAAAGCCTTTTAGGAGAGGACTTTGCCGAAATCAGCCAGCGCATACCTTCCGTTATGACTTTTATCGGTATTAACAACCCGTCGGAAGGAAGCGTTTACCCGCATTACCACCCATGCTTCAATATAGATGAAAACGTGCTTAAATACGGAGTTGAACTTTTTATAAGAAGCTCTTTAAGGTATCTTAATTTGTAA
- a CDS encoding Rid family detoxifying hydrolase yields the protein MEKEFIFTEKATKPTAPYSQAVKAGNTVYLAGVCGDDPKTDKIVGNGDIKIETKYALENLKNTVEAAGGTLKDIVKVNVFVKDIKMMADFNEVYSSYFPENPPARIAMQITDLAGGANLEIDAVAVL from the coding sequence ATGGAAAAAGAGTTTATATTTACCGAAAAAGCCACAAAACCAACCGCCCCATATTCGCAGGCGGTAAAGGCGGGCAACACCGTATATCTTGCGGGCGTATGCGGCGACGATCCGAAAACGGATAAAATTGTCGGAAACGGCGATATTAAGATAGAAACAAAATATGCCCTTGAAAACCTCAAAAATACTGTCGAAGCCGCCGGAGGCACGCTTAAAGACATAGTAAAAGTTAATGTGTTTGTAAAGGACATAAAAATGATGGCTGATTTTAACGAGGTGTATTCTTCATACTTCCCCGAAAACCCTCCGGCAAGGATTGCGATGCAGATTACGGATCTTGCGGGCGGAGCGAACCTGGAAATTGACGCGGTTGCCGTTTTATAA
- a CDS encoding DMT family transporter encodes MGRKAVSYFYITVAAVLWGVTGFFTKTLTGYGFTPSEMNLVRNMIAALIIGAVFFITDRGIFKIRSIKDFLGIASIAVFGYCTYGAAYVVAINETSVGVAGALFYTYPAFVLVLSRFMFGEKITPKKVAVIVITTIGCLFVSGALETKGASYSASGIFFGVVSGFTFALYNVLGKKYLSGYSAKTVTFYLFFVAIFVFSAAANPVDTISKVTASGAWLSMAGFAIAISILPYLLHLKGLEHVEASKASIISTTEPISAMLLGCFAYNESPTPLKIAGIALIVGSVCLMSSKIGEGAERQK; translated from the coding sequence ATGGGCAGGAAGGCGGTTTCATATTTTTACATAACGGTTGCGGCAGTGCTTTGGGGAGTTACCGGCTTTTTTACAAAAACGCTTACCGGGTACGGATTTACGCCGTCGGAGATGAATCTTGTAAGAAACATGATTGCGGCTTTGATAATAGGGGCCGTTTTTTTCATAACCGACAGGGGGATATTTAAAATCCGCAGTATAAAGGATTTTCTCGGCATAGCTTCCATTGCCGTATTTGGGTACTGCACATACGGGGCGGCATACGTCGTTGCCATAAACGAAACGTCCGTCGGCGTAGCCGGGGCGCTTTTTTATACATATCCGGCGTTTGTGCTGGTGCTTTCAAGGTTCATGTTCGGGGAAAAAATAACTCCCAAAAAAGTGGCGGTTATAGTTATAACTACGATCGGCTGCCTTTTTGTTTCGGGGGCCCTTGAAACGAAGGGGGCGTCATACAGCGCGTCGGGCATATTTTTCGGCGTAGTTTCGGGGTTTACTTTCGCGCTTTACAATGTGCTGGGGAAAAAATACCTTAGCGGCTATTCGGCAAAAACCGTTACTTTCTATCTGTTTTTTGTCGCGATATTCGTTTTTTCGGCAGCGGCAAATCCCGTTGACACAATATCAAAGGTCACTGCCTCGGGGGCATGGCTGAGTATGGCCGGTTTTGCCATAGCGATTTCGATACTGCCTTACCTCCTGCATCTTAAAGGGCTTGAACATGTGGAAGCGTCGAAAGCGTCCATAATTTCAACGACAGAGCCGATAAGCGCAATGCTTTTGGGATGCTTTGCGTATAATGAAAGCCCGACGCCGCTTAAAATAGCCGGCATAGCCCTTATTGTCGGTTCAGTATGCCTTATGAGTTCTAAAATAGGGGAGGGCGCCGAACGGCAGAAATGA
- a CDS encoding FadR family transcriptional regulator, with translation MPNEFIPVSQSIANRISDMIFLEKKYMPGDRLPNEYDLSSKLGVSRTSLREAIKILAAKGVLVIKRGSGTFVSCAPETSGDPFGMKYLEDKKKLVKNWFEFRLILEPPNAKLAAVNASPFEISQITAASNHILELIKSGRPFISEDQHFHALIATATKNDVIKLTLPSLEAAVSDAINTSSKIGRAPMSTENVEIYHPHIAKFIEYRDGDGAEMAMRLHILRGLKDLEDA, from the coding sequence ATGCCCAACGAATTTATACCGGTTTCACAGTCGATTGCGAACCGCATAAGCGATATGATATTTTTAGAAAAAAAGTACATGCCCGGCGACAGGCTCCCCAACGAATACGATCTGAGTTCAAAGTTAGGCGTAAGCAGGACTTCTTTGAGGGAAGCCATAAAAATTTTAGCGGCTAAGGGCGTGCTTGTTATAAAGAGGGGAAGCGGGACATTCGTATCGTGCGCCCCGGAAACAAGCGGCGATCCTTTCGGCATGAAATACCTTGAGGACAAAAAAAAGCTCGTAAAAAACTGGTTTGAGTTCCGCCTTATACTGGAACCGCCCAATGCGAAGCTTGCCGCCGTTAACGCAAGCCCGTTTGAAATCTCGCAGATAACGGCCGCTTCAAACCATATACTTGAGCTTATAAAAAGCGGCCGCCCGTTCATAAGCGAGGATCAGCATTTTCATGCGCTGATAGCTACGGCGACAAAAAACGACGTTATAAAGCTTACCCTCCCTTCTCTCGAAGCCGCCGTAAGCGACGCCATCAACACTTCGTCAAAAATAGGGCGCGCCCCCATGTCCACGGAAAACGTGGAAATTTACCACCCGCATATTGCAAAATTCATAGAGTACCGCGACGGCGACGGGGCCGAAATGGCTATGCGGCTTCATATACTGCGCGGCCTTAAAGACCTTGAGGATGCCTGA
- a CDS encoding CHAT domain-containing protein: MKKLFSLVLCLSLTICFATSVSAAPRYANSGFIYGFQDWDGDQVKPGDQIIKTADECYNALDYVLKWGYDGQVILNPKLADMDNDRLDSAIIYFAGHGDGLSIDLGYGMGISNGTGKDYKNIENLDFNQVQLGVLSACYSAVPGIPSIAKQINDNGAACTIGWKEDVQSPSLKDFNAKFFEHLDNGDNFENTAAGAENDLTNGSTLPSYHPTATVFNYEFFGNKQNTIEKLSNKQSENKKGIESLLHEGLEQYVITDDVSYKHMSGEYGEIENYIKENINNEFNLNDYTIYEKERSKTVQYKPVYFRYNLNGIETDFGYNILIENDKAVLITVAGTPISENTPLTLSENNYTDEELFDIAIEELGFDNEIKNKRASRMYLSATGEILYQVEITYYDYYNNGSTTAFCVGYSFTE; this comes from the coding sequence ATGAAAAAACTGTTTAGCTTGGTTTTATGCCTTTCATTGACAATATGTTTCGCAACAAGCGTTTCAGCCGCACCCAGATATGCAAATTCAGGTTTTATTTATGGATTTCAAGATTGGGATGGCGATCAGGTAAAGCCGGGAGATCAAATCATAAAAACAGCCGACGAATGTTACAACGCTTTAGACTATGTGCTGAAATGGGGATACGACGGTCAAGTAATACTTAACCCAAAACTTGCCGATATGGATAACGATAGGCTTGACAGCGCAATAATCTACTTTGCCGGACACGGAGATGGACTTTCGATAGATTTAGGATACGGTATGGGAATTTCCAACGGTACAGGAAAGGATTATAAAAATATCGAAAACCTGGATTTCAATCAGGTGCAGTTGGGAGTTTTATCAGCCTGCTATTCGGCGGTTCCCGGCATACCTTCAATAGCCAAACAAATTAACGATAATGGAGCGGCATGTACGATTGGCTGGAAAGAAGACGTCCAGTCGCCGTCTTTGAAAGATTTTAACGCAAAGTTTTTTGAACATTTAGATAATGGTGATAATTTTGAAAATACCGCCGCTGGAGCTGAAAATGATTTAACAAACGGTTCGACATTACCTTCATACCATCCTACGGCAACCGTATTCAATTATGAGTTTTTCGGCAATAAACAGAATACAATAGAAAAATTAAGCAACAAACAATCAGAGAATAAAAAAGGAATAGAAAGCCTTTTACATGAAGGTCTTGAACAATATGTTATTACAGATGATGTATCTTATAAACATATGTCCGGCGAATATGGTGAAATAGAAAATTATATAAAAGAAAACATAAATAACGAATTTAATCTCAACGACTACACTATATACGAAAAAGAACGTTCAAAAACAGTTCAATATAAACCAGTTTATTTCAGATACAATCTTAATGGCATTGAAACGGATTTCGGTTACAATATATTAATAGAAAATGATAAAGCTGTACTGATTACTGTTGCAGGAACCCCAATTTCAGAAAATACGCCTCTCACGCTGTCGGAAAACAACTACACCGACGAGGAGCTTTTTGATATTGCCATTGAGGAACTCGGGTTCGATAACGAAATCAAGAATAAGCGGGCGTCGCGCATGTACCTTTCGGCAACGGGCGAAATACTTTATCAAGTTGAAATAACCTATTATGACTATTATAACAACGGCAGTACGACGGCGTTCTGCGTCGGATACAGTTTTACGGAATAA